In Deferrivibrio essentukiensis, a single window of DNA contains:
- the rimM gene encoding ribosome maturation factor RimM (Essential for efficient processing of 16S rRNA), translating to MKITKIGIISGSHGLKGHFKLIPKTEDVEIFYDLEFLLLGKDDKIMFSYEVEEIRENKKNFIVKCKGIDDIDRAKKIAGLAVYVSHEMLREYMGEDECYLDDFIGAKVITTEGKSIGVLNDIYDNGGNEIFVIEGENGKEYLISNNEFHVPKIDVENKIIVVDEAGLVSEDL from the coding sequence ATGAAAATCACAAAAATTGGAATAATATCAGGCAGTCACGGCCTCAAGGGGCACTTTAAGCTGATCCCAAAAACAGAAGATGTTGAAATATTTTATGATTTGGAATTTCTTCTTTTGGGGAAAGATGACAAGATAATGTTTTCCTATGAAGTGGAAGAGATAAGGGAGAATAAAAAGAATTTCATTGTCAAGTGTAAAGGTATTGATGATATAGACCGCGCTAAAAAAATTGCCGGCTTAGCTGTTTATGTTTCCCATGAGATGCTTAGAGAGTATATGGGTGAAGATGAGTGCTACTTGGATGATTTTATCGGTGCAAAAGTTATTACCACTGAGGGTAAGTCTATAGGTGTGTTGAACGATATCTATGATAACGGTGGCAATGAAATTTTTGTAATAGAAGGTGAAAACGGTAAGGAGTATCTTATCTCCAATAATGAGTTTCATGTCCCCAAAATTGATGTAGAAAATAAAATTATCGTAGTTGATGAAGCAGGTTTGGTAAGTGAAGACTTATAA
- a CDS encoding KH domain-containing protein encodes MKELVEFIVKSLVDNPDKVMLEEVEGEKTTVIELRVDPADLGKVIGKQGRTARSIRTILNAAGIKKGKRVVLEILE; translated from the coding sequence GTGAAAGAGTTAGTGGAATTTATCGTTAAGTCTCTTGTTGACAATCCTGACAAAGTAATGCTTGAAGAGGTTGAAGGTGAAAAGACTACTGTAATTGAGCTTAGGGTTGATCCTGCCGACCTTGGCAAAGTAATCGGAAAACAGGGAAGAACTGCAAGATCTATCAGAACTATTTTAAATGCAGCTGGAATCAAAAAAGGCAAAAGAGTAGTATTGGAAATTTTGGAGTAA
- the rpsP gene encoding 30S ribosomal protein S16: MATKIRLMRMGRKKRPFYRVVVADSKARRDGRFIEILGYYNPLVEPAEVKIDEEKALKWLSDGAIPTDTVKNILSRAGIIKKFAESKAAK, from the coding sequence GTGGCTACAAAGATAAGATTAATGAGAATGGGAAGAAAGAAGAGACCTTTTTACAGGGTAGTGGTTGCTGATAGTAAAGCAAGAAGAGATGGAAGATTCATCGAAATTTTGGGGTATTACAATCCTCTTGTTGAGCCTGCAGAGGTAAAAATTGACGAAGAGAAGGCTCTTAAGTGGCTGTCAGATGGAGCTATCCCTACTGATACTGTTAAAAATATTTTAAGTAGGGCAGGTATTATAAAAAAGTTTGCTGAGTCAAAAGCTGCTAAGTAA
- the ffh gene encoding signal recognition particle protein gives MFGALNEKLQSVFRNIKGQARISEDNIKEAIRQVRMALLEADVNYKVVKKFIQNVQEKALGEKVLKSLTPEQVFIKIVNDELTNILGGDKDESKLKLSSNPPTIIMLVGLQGSGKTTSAGKLACHFMKNGKSVLLVADDIYRPAAIDQLETLGKQLKCDVYANRDTRDAVKIAEEGLNVAKKSAKDVMIIDTAGRLHIDEDLMNELAAIKEHLKPNEILFVADAMTGQDAVNVAAKFDELLGITGVILTKLDGDARGGAALSIKEVTGKPLKFVGIGEKLDAFEPFYPDRMASRILGMGDIVTLVEMAQSAIDEDEAEQIAGKISKDGMDFNDMLQQFKMIKRMGSFESILRLIPGFSAMGDIDIDEKHIKRIEAIISSMTPKERKYYKIINGSRKKRIARGAGVQVNDVNKLINQLEQTNKMMKKLTKKIGGKNKIDKKLLRNIFPMR, from the coding sequence ATGTTTGGTGCATTAAACGAGAAGTTGCAGTCTGTCTTTAGAAATATTAAAGGTCAGGCAAGAATTAGTGAAGACAACATAAAGGAAGCTATTAGGCAAGTGCGCATGGCACTTCTTGAAGCGGATGTTAATTATAAAGTAGTAAAAAAGTTTATCCAAAATGTTCAGGAAAAAGCCCTTGGTGAAAAGGTCTTAAAAAGTTTAACCCCAGAGCAAGTTTTTATAAAAATTGTAAATGATGAGCTTACTAATATCCTTGGTGGTGATAAGGATGAGAGTAAGCTAAAACTTAGCTCCAACCCCCCTACTATTATAATGCTTGTTGGTTTGCAGGGTTCCGGTAAAACAACCTCTGCCGGTAAATTGGCGTGCCACTTTATGAAAAATGGCAAGTCGGTACTTTTGGTTGCGGATGATATTTACAGACCTGCAGCTATAGATCAATTGGAAACCCTTGGAAAGCAGTTAAAATGTGACGTTTATGCCAATAGGGATACACGTGATGCGGTAAAAATCGCAGAAGAGGGGCTTAATGTAGCCAAAAAATCGGCAAAAGATGTAATGATAATAGATACTGCGGGAAGACTTCATATTGACGAAGATTTAATGAATGAGCTTGCCGCTATCAAAGAGCATTTAAAACCTAACGAGATACTATTTGTGGCTGATGCTATGACAGGTCAGGACGCAGTAAATGTGGCAGCGAAGTTTGATGAACTTCTCGGTATTACTGGTGTAATTTTGACAAAGTTAGATGGTGATGCGAGAGGTGGTGCTGCTCTCTCGATTAAAGAGGTTACTGGTAAGCCGCTCAAGTTTGTTGGTATCGGTGAAAAATTAGATGCGTTTGAACCGTTTTATCCTGACAGGATGGCCTCCAGAATTCTTGGGATGGGGGATATAGTTACCCTTGTTGAAATGGCACAAAGTGCTATTGATGAAGATGAAGCTGAACAGATAGCGGGCAAGATAAGCAAAGATGGAATGGATTTTAATGATATGCTTCAGCAGTTTAAAATGATAAAGCGTATGGGTTCATTTGAAAGTATATTGAGGTTAATTCCGGGCTTTTCAGCAATGGGTGACATAGATATTGACGAGAAGCATATTAAGAGGATTGAAGCAATTATTTCATCTATGACGCCTAAAGAGAGGAAGTATTATAAAATTATAAATGGAAGTAGGAAGAAGAGGATTGCAAGAGGGGCTGGTGTACAGGTAAATGATGTCAATAAGCTGATTAATCAGCTTGAGCAAACGAATAAAATGATGAAAAAACTTACAAAAAAAATAGGCGGGAAGAATAAAATTGACAAAAAATTGTTAAGAAATATATTCCCAATGCGATAA
- a CDS encoding DUF1015 domain-containing protein produces the protein MVYVKPFKGVRYNLEKSLLKNVIAPPYDVISKEMKESLLTKSPYNIVKLILPEGEDKYEMAAKEYKEWKEEGILIKDQNPSFYIYEQEYEYAGTVYVRTGFVGLLKLEELGKGKVFPHEKTLSGPKEDRFNLMKACRTNFSQIFGLYMDKENKLERVFSTVKKDMAVSSAVDIYGVKNTLWTVNDPEVIDKVEKFMLDKAVYIADGHHRYETALNFKKYMRELNGDDPENTRPYDYVMMMFVNFYDEGLKIFPTHRVVKIDEGFSEKDFKEKLKNYFTVKEIAKDEKEQFLNEDSNKKIVWKHLDKYYGLTLLDNVFEGLHTVYRKVNTYILQEVILKEALGMDEEKILRKEGIYFVQSEEEIEKLSKKFPVTSFLLKGIDIDIIRDISENGLVMPQKSTYFYPKLQTGLVINEL, from the coding sequence ATGGTGTATGTTAAACCGTTTAAGGGTGTTAGATATAACTTGGAAAAGTCTCTTCTGAAAAATGTAATTGCTCCACCATATGATGTCATTTCTAAGGAGATGAAAGAGAGCTTACTTACAAAATCCCCTTATAATATTGTGAAGTTAATTCTTCCTGAAGGGGAAGATAAGTATGAGATGGCTGCTAAGGAGTATAAAGAGTGGAAAGAGGAAGGTATCTTAATAAAAGATCAAAATCCATCATTTTACATATATGAGCAAGAGTACGAATATGCAGGCACAGTTTATGTGAGGACAGGATTTGTTGGGTTGCTAAAATTAGAAGAGCTTGGCAAAGGTAAAGTATTTCCTCATGAAAAAACATTGTCTGGGCCGAAAGAGGATAGATTTAATCTGATGAAGGCCTGTAGGACAAATTTTAGTCAAATTTTTGGGCTTTATATGGACAAAGAGAATAAGCTTGAGAGAGTTTTTTCGACTGTTAAAAAGGATATGGCCGTTTCTTCAGCAGTGGATATTTATGGGGTTAAGAATACATTATGGACTGTAAATGATCCTGAGGTTATTGATAAAGTAGAAAAGTTTATGCTAGATAAGGCTGTCTACATAGCTGATGGTCATCACAGATATGAAACGGCATTGAATTTTAAAAAGTATATGAGAGAGCTGAATGGTGATGACCCTGAAAATACAAGACCTTATGATTATGTAATGATGATGTTTGTTAATTTTTATGATGAAGGGCTCAAAATATTTCCTACACATAGAGTGGTGAAGATTGACGAGGGTTTTAGCGAAAAAGATTTCAAAGAGAAGTTGAAAAATTATTTTACAGTTAAAGAGATTGCAAAGGACGAGAAAGAGCAATTTTTGAACGAGGACAGCAACAAAAAAATAGTGTGGAAACATTTAGATAAATACTATGGTTTAACCTTACTTGATAATGTTTTTGAAGGGCTGCATACTGTTTATAGAAAAGTTAATACTTATATTTTACAGGAAGTAATATTAAAAGAAGCATTAGGTATGGATGAAGAGAAAATTTTAAGAAAAGAGGGGATATACTTTGTTCAATCTGAGGAAGAAATTGAGAAGTTGTCGAAAAAGTTCCCAGTTACCTCTTTCTTGCTTAAAGGGATTGACATAGATATTATTAGAGATATTTCCGAAAATGGATTAGTTATGCCTCAAAAATCAACATACTTTTATCCTAAGCTTCAGACAGGGTTAGTTATTAATGAGCTATAG
- the tyrS gene encoding tyrosine--tRNA ligase yields the protein MLPVEEQLKVIKRGTEEIIVEEELVAKLTYSYENNIPLRVKAGFDPTAPDLHLGHTVLIHKMRHFQELGHHVIFLIGDFTGMIGDPTGKNETRKALSKEEVLKNAETYKEQVFKILDPEKTEIAFNSKWMLEMGTTGLIKLASQYTVARMLERDDFAKRYESNKPISIHEFLYPLVQGYDSVALRSDVELGGTDQKFNLLVGRDLQRNYGQKPQIAITVPILEGLDGVQKMSKSLGNYVGINEPANDMFGKIMSISDELMFRYYLLLSEKSLEDIEKMKNDIASEKLHPMKAKKDLAYEIVRRYHGEDGAKGALTHFETLFSKKEIPDDLVEVSIETGLRVIEIINRLNFVSSNSEARRLANQGGVTINGEKVADLNTILEAGEYILKVGKRKFAKIVVG from the coding sequence ATGTTACCGGTTGAAGAACAGTTGAAGGTGATTAAAAGAGGAACAGAAGAGATTATTGTAGAAGAGGAGCTTGTAGCTAAGTTAACATACTCATACGAGAACAATATCCCTTTAAGAGTTAAAGCAGGGTTTGACCCTACAGCACCTGATTTGCATCTTGGCCATACAGTTTTAATACACAAAATGAGACATTTTCAGGAGCTTGGTCATCACGTTATATTTCTTATTGGCGACTTTACAGGTATGATTGGAGACCCTACCGGCAAAAATGAGACAAGAAAGGCTTTATCAAAAGAAGAAGTCTTAAAAAATGCTGAAACTTATAAAGAGCAGGTATTTAAGATATTAGACCCGGAAAAAACTGAAATAGCATTCAATAGTAAATGGATGCTTGAGATGGGGACGACTGGACTTATAAAGCTTGCTTCTCAGTATACGGTAGCGAGAATGCTTGAGAGGGATGACTTTGCAAAGAGATATGAATCAAATAAACCTATAAGTATACATGAATTTTTGTACCCCCTTGTGCAGGGGTATGATTCTGTGGCACTAAGATCAGATGTTGAATTGGGAGGCACAGATCAGAAATTTAATCTTTTGGTAGGGAGGGATTTACAGAGAAATTACGGGCAAAAGCCTCAGATAGCTATTACTGTTCCAATCCTTGAAGGGCTTGATGGCGTTCAGAAAATGAGCAAATCTCTTGGTAATTATGTTGGGATTAACGAGCCGGCCAATGATATGTTTGGTAAAATAATGTCTATCAGCGATGAATTAATGTTTAGATATTATCTTTTGCTAAGTGAAAAGAGCCTTGAAGATATAGAAAAAATGAAGAATGATATAGCATCTGAAAAACTTCATCCTATGAAAGCAAAGAAGGACTTAGCTTATGAGATAGTAAGAAGATATCATGGGGAGGATGGAGCTAAAGGTGCCTTGACTCATTTTGAAACACTTTTCTCCAAAAAAGAGATACCGGATGATTTAGTTGAAGTCAGTATTGAGACTGGACTTAGGGTAATTGAAATTATAAACAGATTAAACTTTGTTAGTTCAAACTCTGAAGCAAGAAGACTTGCTAATCAAGGAGGGGTTACAATTAACGGTGAAAAAGTTGCAGATTTAAATACAATCTTGGAAGCAGGGGAGTACATTTTGAAAGTTGGTAAGCGTAAATTTGCAAAAATAGTTGTAGGTTAG
- a CDS encoding prepilin peptidase yields the protein MYSIIFFILGLIFGSFMNVLICRLPYGKSIVYPSSSCQTCGHKIRFYENIPILSYIFLKGRCSSCKTKISIQYPFVELATGFAFLFAYKYFGVSVLTLKMIVFLYLLLVIAFTDFFTSLDSDNFECGVIPVVLTRGGIVLGVILSLMVAPGLKTFLDSLIGILVGGLIIWLPGFIYQLITKKEGMGFGDVELLAMIGAFLGYKPLFLILMLSSIFGTIIGIPVILIKKDRNFPLPFGPFISIATIVYIFYGDFLVNLYLNTMFGG from the coding sequence ATGTATTCTATCATTTTTTTTATATTAGGCTTAATATTTGGAAGCTTTATGAATGTGCTAATCTGCAGACTCCCTTACGGTAAGTCAATAGTTTACCCAAGCTCAAGTTGTCAAACCTGCGGACATAAAATAAGATTTTATGAAAATATCCCTATATTAAGTTATATATTTTTAAAAGGAAGATGCAGTAGCTGTAAAACTAAAATATCTATACAGTATCCTTTCGTTGAGCTTGCGACAGGGTTTGCATTTTTATTTGCCTACAAATATTTTGGGGTTTCAGTTTTAACCCTTAAAATGATTGTTTTTCTTTATCTTCTGTTAGTAATTGCATTTACGGATTTTTTTACCTCTCTGGATTCAGATAATTTTGAATGCGGTGTAATTCCGGTTGTTTTGACAAGAGGAGGGATTGTTTTAGGTGTTATTTTATCTTTAATGGTTGCACCAGGGTTAAAGACATTTTTGGATTCATTAATAGGTATTTTAGTGGGTGGGCTTATAATTTGGCTCCCAGGCTTTATATACCAGTTGATTACAAAAAAAGAGGGTATGGGTTTTGGTGATGTGGAACTTTTAGCTATGATTGGAGCATTTCTTGGCTATAAACCATTGTTCTTAATACTTATGCTAAGCTCTATTTTTGGTACAATTATTGGAATTCCAGTGATATTAATTAAAAAAGATAGAAATTTCCCTTTACCTTTTGGACCATTCATTTCTATTGCAACTATTGTATATATATTTTATGGTGATTTCCTTGTAAATTTATATTTAAATACAATGTTTGGAGGATAA